From a single Candidatus Melainabacteria bacterium genomic region:
- a CDS encoding CHASE2 domain-containing protein, translating to MATEIKNIKRFLPRKGLLGLALGLILAIIVLNVDKKLWWPLELETINGRNISSKVALEPTPTKQIVVLLFDDKTQFLLRQNGMPIKDFERKGRDLIRLIIEKLEKSNVKSIGINLNLSSPSGNLADENLAKTIAKFKNIVIADSINSPLPHIASTILKKASGIGYGELFADYDKTVHKIKLIDKSFGDIQAFSYALFKISTRKDVDQTLKAKNEFYLRYLVKFFVKYSLIDFAQGKISPLLLKDKIIILGIGSKSKLTRDQLYSPFDKNTLLSDSEVQAIALSNLLYNLYLHKFSLIEYPILFIALSLFLGLLFSNLPTTKRVFLGVLLFVSIIIFSQISYTHYKLVIELIPLLFLVLGNLIIGSLIFLQINLQEQNIELEEALIMLSNRVKELKEVRKQLSTKSEDERRRIARELHDDSLARITDLRRYLESMLLQDLPINMKKELGVSINTLDNVTSEIRRTINALRPSMLDNAMGLIPAIENLLDELSRRSNHKIQTKLATSISKLKLIEANEIHLYRIIQEALNNVFKHSHATKVEVSIKEQPGQILILIRDNGIGFNLSGLNKKPKSGFGLVDMKERADLIGANIQYLTNPSGVGTAFEITLAQEKIKVTEKNKEEVLSVR from the coding sequence ATGGCAACAGAAATAAAAAATATAAAAAGATTTCTTCCAAGAAAAGGATTACTTGGTCTTGCACTTGGATTAATTCTCGCAATTATTGTACTAAACGTAGACAAAAAATTGTGGTGGCCGCTGGAACTTGAAACAATTAACGGTAGAAATATTTCAAGTAAAGTAGCATTAGAACCTACTCCTACGAAACAAATTGTTGTTTTACTTTTTGATGATAAAACTCAATTTTTACTTAGGCAAAATGGGATGCCAATAAAAGATTTTGAAAGAAAAGGAAGAGATTTAATTAGACTAATTATTGAAAAACTTGAGAAAAGTAACGTCAAGTCAATAGGAATAAACTTAAACTTAAGCAGTCCATCAGGTAATCTAGCAGATGAAAATCTAGCAAAGACAATTGCAAAATTTAAAAACATTGTAATTGCAGATTCAATAAATTCACCACTTCCACATATAGCAAGCACTATCTTAAAAAAAGCATCTGGAATAGGATATGGAGAATTATTTGCTGACTACGACAAAACTGTACATAAAATAAAGTTAATTGACAAAAGTTTTGGAGATATTCAAGCTTTTTCCTATGCTTTATTTAAAATATCTACAAGAAAAGATGTTGATCAAACTTTAAAAGCAAAAAATGAATTTTACTTAAGATACTTGGTAAAATTTTTCGTGAAGTATTCATTAATTGATTTTGCCCAAGGAAAAATCAGCCCGTTATTACTAAAAGATAAAATAATTATCCTGGGTATAGGTTCAAAAAGCAAATTAACTAGAGATCAGCTTTATAGCCCCTTTGACAAAAACACACTTTTATCTGATAGCGAGGTTCAAGCTATAGCACTCTCAAATCTTTTATATAACCTCTACCTTCATAAATTCAGCCTCATTGAATATCCAATTTTATTTATTGCTTTAAGTTTGTTTCTTGGTTTACTTTTTAGTAATCTGCCTACAACTAAAAGAGTGTTTCTTGGTGTGTTACTTTTTGTAAGCATAATAATCTTTAGCCAGATTTCTTATACTCATTACAAGCTTGTTATAGAACTTATTCCTCTTTTATTTCTTGTTTTAGGAAATTTGATTATTGGTTCACTAATTTTTTTACAAATAAACTTACAAGAGCAAAATATAGAACTAGAAGAAGCTCTTATAATGTTAAGTAACAGAGTAAAAGAGTTAAAAGAAGTAAGAAAACAACTTTCTACCAAAAGTGAAGATGAGAGAAGAAGAATTGCTAGAGAACTCCATGATGACTCGCTAGCTAGAATTACTGACTTAAGAAGATACTTAGAATCAATGTTACTACAGGACCTGCCTATAAACATGAAAAAAGAACTTGGAGTATCAATTAATACACTCGATAATGTTACTTCTGAAATTAGAAGGACAATAAATGCTCTTAGACCTTCAATGTTAGACAATGCAATGGGTTTAATTCCAGCAATTGAAAATCTCTTAGATGAACTTTCAAGAAGATCCAATCATAAGATTCAGACAAAATTAGCTACCTCAATTTCAAAATTAAAACTTATTGAAGCTAATGAGATACATCTTTATAGAATCATTCAAGAAGCACTAAACAATGTTTTTAAACATTCCCATGCTACAAAGGTAGAAGTATCAATTAAAGAACAACCAGGGCAAATATTAATTCTCATAAGAGACAACGGAATTGGTTTTAATTTAAGTGGATTAAACAAAAAACCAAAAAGTGGCTTTGGGCTTGTTGACATGAAAGAAAGAGCAGATTTAATTGGAGCAAATATTCAATACTTAACTAATCCAAGTGGTGTTGGCACTGCTTTTGAAATTACACTAGCACAAGAAAAAATCAAGGTTACTGAAAAGAATAAAGAAGAAGTATTATCTGTTAGATAG